In the Opitutales bacterium genome, one interval contains:
- a CDS encoding Gfo/Idh/MocA family oxidoreductase, with the protein MIVGGGRRFQTIYQPILNDISEWMIPIAVYDPILQTAKSRADEIGCLGSDDLPELLKIKDFDAALICTPIPTHFGLTAYLLEHGIHCHTETQWCSTIDQAKKLCELAKKNALVSNVAEMFPYMPADRFAQALRKRGDIGQIGRIFSYGSNANYHNCARWVSWARRAPDTVRAIQHSAPDGQGRGDSDIFMSREFYWDDGLMIVDQRAGINGSRGRTGRPGYEEWHGTHGTLRHAPAPSRDFDGNMAIYGLIHEGQRFDGLPVEKILRRGNWESSQCLLPRGVLSVKNQHPTRTKTGWAHCQYWYTAAVIAHLYDFASAVQNNSEPQMGAELSLATVEMQIASLISIENGGATISLCDLDTEAYDNAIINEIQEQYNYHPDDIEAVVNPKPKNLK; encoded by the coding sequence TTGATAGTTGGAGGAGGGCGTCGTTTCCAAACCATTTATCAACCTATACTAAATGATATTAGCGAATGGATGATTCCTATTGCGGTTTATGATCCGATATTGCAGACAGCCAAATCTAGAGCAGATGAGATCGGCTGTCTTGGTTCGGATGACCTACCAGAACTCTTAAAAATAAAAGACTTTGATGCAGCGCTAATCTGCACTCCGATTCCGACTCATTTCGGTCTCACTGCATATTTACTTGAGCATGGGATTCACTGTCACACTGAAACTCAGTGGTGCAGCACGATAGATCAGGCTAAGAAACTTTGTGAATTGGCAAAGAAGAATGCCCTCGTATCAAATGTTGCAGAGATGTTTCCCTACATGCCTGCCGATAGGTTCGCCCAAGCACTGCGGAAACGGGGTGATATCGGTCAAATAGGTAGAATATTCAGCTATGGCTCAAATGCGAATTATCACAACTGTGCACGTTGGGTTTCATGGGCAAGGCGAGCACCTGATACGGTGCGCGCAATCCAGCACTCTGCCCCAGATGGCCAAGGTCGGGGTGACTCGGATATATTCATGAGTAGAGAATTTTATTGGGATGATGGACTCATGATTGTTGACCAACGAGCTGGCATTAATGGCTCAAGAGGGAGAACAGGTCGACCCGGTTACGAGGAATGGCATGGAACCCATGGAACCTTGCGTCATGCACCGGCTCCAAGCAGAGATTTTGATGGAAATATGGCTATTTATGGCCTGATACACGAAGGACAAAGGTTTGACGGCTTACCCGTCGAAAAGATTTTGAGACGCGGAAATTGGGAGAGCAGTCAATGCCTATTGCCGCGGGGTGTTCTAAGCGTAAAAAACCAACATCCAACGCGTACGAAAACGGGTTGGGCTCATTGCCAATACTGGTATACCGCTGCAGTAATCGCCCACTTATATGATTTTGCTTCTGCAGTTCAGAATAATAGCGAACCTCAGATGGGCGCTGAACTTTCGTTGGCAACTGTTGAAATGCAGATCGCTTCACTCATCAGTATTGAAAATGGAGGCGCAACAATAAGCTTATGCGATCTGGATACCGAAGCCTATGATAATGCAATTATCAATGAGATTCAGGAACAATACAACTACCATCCAGACGATATCGAGGCAGTAGTGAATCCTAAACCAAAGAATTTGAAATGA
- a CDS encoding LacI family DNA-binding transcriptional regulator, with the protein MKEVAEEAGVSRMVVSSVLNNKRMGNIGFSEATRQSVLKAVETLGYRLNRAALSMRGKGNGVIGVLVPSMNAIPGRVLEFLIKLSSLYDKVIEIELLEDGKRPKMTTEDAVDAVLVFESLPAEIQAYIDKIELALVQVNTNQRYATGCITFDEEGGVSLAVERLKNNNRKNIAYLQLPETDHYSYESRMNGFRTGMESNEWISSSIVSLSSNSDREDDISQFLESTPNTDACILQSSSLAPAFYRAAARAGREISKDLDVIAFDDGPIWLGCLPSLTALYVNPVQLARTIYAIVTGLLGDIGEVPSLSMSYSLYERESG; encoded by the coding sequence ATGGGCAATATCGGATTCAGTGAAGCTACGCGACAGTCAGTTTTGAAAGCAGTTGAAACTTTAGGATATCGCCTGAATCGTGCCGCCTTATCTATGCGAGGCAAGGGAAATGGAGTGATTGGTGTTCTTGTGCCCTCCATGAATGCCATTCCGGGTCGGGTCTTAGAGTTCCTTATCAAACTCTCGAGCCTTTATGATAAGGTTATAGAAATAGAATTATTAGAGGATGGTAAGCGCCCCAAAATGACGACAGAAGACGCTGTTGATGCGGTTCTGGTTTTCGAGTCGCTACCCGCAGAGATCCAGGCGTATATCGACAAGATCGAGCTCGCGTTGGTCCAAGTAAATACAAACCAGAGGTATGCTACCGGTTGCATAACTTTTGATGAAGAGGGTGGAGTATCGTTAGCAGTCGAGCGATTAAAAAATAATAATCGAAAAAATATCGCCTATCTACAATTGCCGGAAACTGATCACTATTCATATGAGAGTCGGATGAATGGCTTTCGGACTGGTATGGAGTCTAATGAATGGATCTCGTCAAGTATCGTTTCGTTATCATCGAATTCCGACCGTGAGGATGATATTTCTCAGTTTTTAGAATCCACACCAAATACAGACGCCTGCATATTGCAGAGCAGCTCATTAGCACCGGCCTTTTATCGCGCTGCGGCTAGGGCTGGACGAGAGATATCCAAAGACCTAGATGTAATCGCGTTCGATGATGGCCCTATTTGGTTGGGGTGCCTACCCAGTTTAACCGCTCTTTATGTGAATCCGGTTCAATTAGCGCGTACTATTTATGCTATCGTTACTGGACTATTGGGTGACATAGGAGAAGTGCCAAGCCTAAGTATGTCATATTCCCTCTATGAAAGAGAATCCGGATAG